TCTCGTCAAAGGCAGACCTCGCGCGCGACGTGGACGTGCGCGTTTACGACATCTCATCCCTGCTCGATCGAAAGCTGTCCGACCGCGAGCAGCGCGAACTCCAGGAGTCCGTCGCCGCACTTTGGAAGCAGCACTACCACGTCTTCGCCCCGCCATGGCACCGGCAACCGCGCCGGTGGGCCCACGAGTCTCGCCGCCCCGCCCTGAAGGATCGCACCAAAAGCCCGCGCGAGCGCGAGACGACCGACATCATTCTGGAAATAGAGGAAACGCTCACATCGCGAAGAGTCGCCCAGCTTGTGCACGCGATTCGCACGACCATCGAACCAAAGACATGGGACACCGCAGGCGGCGATGCCTCCATCAAAGCCGTCGGCCCCAAGCTCGTCGTGCGCCAATCCATCGAAGGCCACCGCGCCGTCCACGAACTTCTAAACGGCCTCGTCACAGATCCGCGTCATTGACGCGCCGTCAGAGCTGATACGCTATCCGCCCGCGCTTGGTCGAACGCGAGATCTTTTGATGCGCGTACAGTCCCGCAAGGACAAACTCCACGCAGCTCGCCCGCATCTCCGGGTCCGCAGATGGGTTCATCTCAAAGGCCTTCTCCCACGCCGGCGGCACGCGCTTCAATCGCTCGGCATAGTCCGATGACGGCAGCATGTCGCCCACCTCGATGCTGACCCCCTTGCCGAAGATGCCAGCGATCTCTTCGAATCCGTGCTCGTCGCAATACTCGTCGAAGACCGTCTTGATCGCCTCGACCATCACCGCCTCGATGACCTGCTGCTCGCTCATCTGATGACTGCTCATCATGTCGAGTTCCAGCTTGCCCATCGAGCTGCTGGCCAGGTGGCTCAGGTCGCTGATGCGCGGCACCGCGTGCGCCTCGCCGAGAACCGCCGCCCGGCGGCGGGCGCTGGCGATCAGCGTGCGATAGTTGGCGATCGAAAACCGCGCGCTGACGCCGGACTGCGCATCGATGAAGTCGCTCTTCCTCGCCGCAATGCTGATCTGCTCGACGACTTCCTTCATGAACAGCGGCACACGAACCGGGAATGGCCCCTCAAGCTCAACGCCCGCCTCCTGCTCCATGATCGCGATGCCGGTTTCCCGCTCGTGCGGATAGTGCGTGCGAATCAGCGAACCGATGCGGTCCTTAAGCTGGGGGATCACCTTCCCGCTGCGGTTGTACGTCGCCGGGTTGGCGGAAAAGAGAATCACGATGTCCAGATCAAATCGAATCGGGAATCCCCGGATCTGCACGTCGCGCTCTTCGAGAATGTTGAACAGCCCCACCTGCACCAGTTCGTCCAGCTCCGGGACCTCGTTCATCGCGAAGATGCCGCGGTTCATCCGGGGAATCAGCCCGAAGTGCAGCGCATCCTCCGCCGACATGCTCGTCCCCATCGCCAGTTTCGCCGGGTCGATCTCGCCGATGACATCCGCGAACTTCGTCCCGGGCGCCAGCCGCTCGGCGTAGCGATGCTCGCGCGGCCACCACTCGATCGGCGTCGCGTCGCCCTCGGCGGCGATCAATCGCTTTCCATACTGGCTGATCGGGTGGAGCGGGTCGTCGTGAAGCTCGCTTCCGGCGATGAATGGAATCTCCGGATCGAGCAGCCGAACCAGCCCGCGCATCATGCGGCTCTTCGCCTGCCCCTTCTCGCCGAGAAAGAGCATGTCATGGCGCGCCAGGATGGCGAGACACACTTCGGGGATGACCGTGTCCTCGTACCCGATGATGCCCGGGAAGATATCCTCGTGAGCGCTGAGGAGTTTGAGCAGATTGTCGTGGAGTTCCTGCTTGACCGAGCGGGACTTCCAACCGGAGGCCTTGAGTTCAGCGACGGTGCGGGGCTTGGTGGTAGAATTCGTATGCATAGTGCGTCATTGTAGCGGTCGGGCGAAAAGCGTTCAGGATTGCAATTGCCGGGCGTCAATCGACGATTCGGCGGTCTCATGAGCGAATTAGGCAGGAAGCGTCGATGAGCGAGGCCGTCATGGAAGCGCCGGAGTCCACCGATCCCAACCCCGCGCCGCCGAATTGGGACGCGATCCAGGAGGAGATTCACTGCCCGCTCTGTGAATACAACCTGCGCGGCCTCTCCGCGCCGCGCTGCCCGGAGTGCGGGTACACCTTCATCTGGGCCGAGCTTCTGGAGATCGATCGGCGACTTCACCCTTACCTGTTTGAACACCACGCCGAGCGGCCCTACTGGTCGTTCGTCAAGACGATCATCGGCGGACTGCGACCGTGGAAGTTCTGGAAGTCGCTGCACCCGGC
This genomic stretch from Planctomycetia bacterium harbors:
- a CDS encoding magnesium chelatase, whose product is MHTNSTTKPRTVAELKASGWKSRSVKQELHDNLLKLLSAHEDIFPGIIGYEDTVIPEVCLAILARHDMLFLGEKGQAKSRMMRGLVRLLDPEIPFIAGSELHDDPLHPISQYGKRLIAAEGDATPIEWWPREHRYAERLAPGTKFADVIGEIDPAKLAMGTSMSAEDALHFGLIPRMNRGIFAMNEVPELDELVQVGLFNILEERDVQIRGFPIRFDLDIVILFSANPATYNRSGKVIPQLKDRIGSLIRTHYPHERETGIAIMEQEAGVELEGPFPVRVPLFMKEVVEQISIAARKSDFIDAQSGVSARFSIANYRTLIASARRRAAVLGEAHAVPRISDLSHLASSSMGKLELDMMSSHQMSEQQVIEAVMVEAIKTVFDEYCDEHGFEEIAGIFGKGVSIEVGDMLPSSDYAERLKRVPPAWEKAFEMNPSADPEMRASCVEFVLAGLYAHQKISRSTKRGRIAYQL